The Devosia sp. 1566 sequence TCGAGGTCAAGGGTGAAGCCGTCAGGCAGGCCGGCTTCCGCCAGCAGCGCCTTGGCTTTTTCCGGGTCGAAGTCATAGGGGTTCTCGTTATAGGAGGCCCAGAAGCCCTCCGCCCAGAATGACTGGTGCACCTGCGCGGCCCCTTTGAGGAAAGAATTGGCTATGCCCTCGTAATCGATGAGGTGGCGCAGCGCCTGGCGAACTTTTGGATCCTGCAGCTCCGGGGTCTTTTGGTTGAGGCCGATATAATAAAGCAGCGCCTGCGGGACCGTGGTGACTTCGATGTCGGCATTGCCTTCAATGGAGGCAATCTGGTCCGGGCTCAGGTTCATTGCAATGTCGACATCGCCCTTCTCCAGCGCGAGCCGCTGGGCCGAGGCTTCGGGAATGTGCTGCACCACGACGCGCTTGAGATTGGCCTCGCCGCCGCGATAGTTCGGATTGGACGCCAGAACAACCGCCTCATTGGGCGTCCAGGAGCGGATCACATACGCCCCCGACCCGGCCGAAGTGGTCTTGAGCCACGCATTGCCCAGGTCACCATCAACTTCATTTTCGAGGGCGAGCTTGCTGTCCACCACGGAGCCGACCACTGAACCAAGCAGCGCATAAACCAGCGAGGGCGCGAAATCGACGCCGATCTGGACCACCAGGGTCGACTCGTCCGGTGCAGTCACCATCGTGTCGACATTCTCCTTGGTCCAGCCCAGTTGCGAGAGCAGAAACACCGGCGACTTTTCGAGCTTGATCACCCGTTGCAGCGACCATGCGGCGTCGCCCGCAGTCACGGGATTGCCCGAAGCAAAGGTCTGGCCCGGCCGCATCTTGAACGTAAAGGTTCTGCCGTCTTCGCTGACTTCAACGCTCTCGGCGGCGCCGGGGACCAGACTGTTCACGTCCGTCGGCTCGAACCGCATGATGCGGTCATAGGCATTGGCGAGCACCTCAATGCCCGAGAGCTCATACGCCTCGGCGGGATCAAGCGAGATCAGATCGTCAATCTGTTTGGCGATCACCAGCGTATCGGCCGGTGTCGCGGCAAACGCGTGAGGCATGAGCGCCAACAGCGCCCCCGTAACAAGACTATATTTCAGGCCGTTCCACATGCACGTCTCCCTATGGAAGTCCTTCGCGGTCGTTTGCGAGCGAGGATCTTACCGCAACCACGTCATGTGAAGTGCTTTTGCCTAAAAAGACAAGAGACTGGCTAGGCCCCTGCCCGCGTAAAGCCACGGCTTGCTTGAACCAGGTTGCGCGTGTACTCGACTTTCATCTTGCCTGCCCGCAGGTCCTCGGCGCTGATCACTTCAACCACCCGGCCGAGCTGCATGATGGCAATGCGGCTGCAAAGATGCGCCACTACCGCAAGATCGTGGCTAACCAGGATGGATGTGAGGCTGTAGCTGCGCCCGAGCCGCCCCAGCAGATTGAGGATTTCGGCCTGGATGGATACGTCCAGCGCCGATGTCGGCTCATCGAGCAGCAGGATTGGCGGTTTCAGCATCAGGGCGCGGGCAATGGCGACCCGCTGGCGCTGGCCGCCGGAGAGCTGGTGCGGATAGCGGAAGCGCTGCATGGGTTGAAGCCCGACATCTGCAATCGCTTGCGAGACCTTTGCGTCGATATCGCTTTCCCGGTGGATCTCAAGCGGCTCCCTGAGGGTGTCGTCGACGGTCTTGCGCGGATGCAGGGAGCCGTAGGGATCCTGGAACACATATTGCAGCAAGCGCCGATCGGAGCGTCGTCGACTGCCAGCGGGCCGGCCGTTGACCTCGATGGTTCCATCACTGGGGGGCACGAGGCCCGCGATCGCCCGCAGCACGGTGGACTTGCCCGAACCGGACTCGCCAACAATGCCAAAGCTTTCACCCGGCGCCACCGCAAAGGAAACGCCCTGCACGGCGCTGATTTCGCGGCTGCCCACACGAAAAATGACGTCGAGATTGTTGACCGAGATCACGTGAGCCACTCGGGGTCGCGGACCATGGTCGCAAGTTCAGCCTGTTGGGCATCGAGCGATGGAGTCGCGGCCACCAGCGCCCTTGTATAGGGGTGGCGCGCATTGTGAAGGTCCCTGGCCGCGCATTGCTCGACAATGCGGCCGCCATACATGATCAGCACGCGGTCGCAGAAGCTCGCCACCATGGTCAGATTGTGGCTGATCATGATGAGCCCCATGCCGCGATCACGCACAAGATCATCCAGAATGCGCAGGACTTCGTTTTGCACGGTGACGTCAAGAGCCGAAGTCGGCTCGTCGGCGATCAGCAGGTCAGGTTCGGCCACCAGCATCATGGCAATCATCACGCGCTGGCCCATGCCGCCCGAGAGCTGGTGGGGGTGGAGCCCATGGACCAGTTCGGGGTCGCGGATCTGCACCGCCTCGAGCATCGCCAGCGTCCGCTTCCGGGCGTCGGCTCGGGATGTCTTGATGTGCAGCAACAAGGTTTCCTCGATCTGCTTTCCGACGGTCTGCACCGGGTTCAGCGAATATTTCGGATCCTGCATCACCATTGACATGCGGCGGCCGCGCAGTTCGCGCCATTCGCGCTCGGTGCAACTCAGCAGGTTCTTGCCGGCATAGGACATTGTTTGCGCTGTGACATCGGCCGAGCGCGGCAGCAGGCCGAGAAGCGCACGTCCCATTGTGCTTTTGCCCGATCCGGACTCTCCGACGACACCGAGGCGCTCCCGGCCTAGGGTGAAGCTGGCGTCCCGGACCGCGCGCGTCACGCCGGACCGTGTTGGAAAGCTAACCTCGAGGCCTTCCACGACAAGAAGATTATCGGTCATTGGATCTTGGATCAAACACGTCACGCAGCCCATCGCCCAGCAGATTGAACCCCAAGCTGACGATGAAGATCGCAAGCCCCGGAATGGTCGCCACCCACCACTGGTCAAGAATAACTTCGCGCCCGGCCGAAACCATTGCCCCCCATTCGGGCGTCGGCGGCTGGGCGCCAAGGCCAAGGAAGCCGAGACCTGCGGCGGTAAGAATAATTCCAGCCATGTCGAGCGTGAGGCGGACGATCACCGACGACAGGCAAAGCGGCACCACGTGTCGAAACAAGATTCGCCCGGTCGAGGCGCCCTGAAGGACTGCCGCCTGGATGAAGTCGCTATGGGCGATCGCCATGGTTTCCGAGCGCGCCAAGCGGGCATAGGCAGGCCAGGAGGTCAGAGCAATGGCGAGCACTGCGTTTTCAATTCCCGGCCCGAGGGCCGCAGCAAAGGCGAGTGCCAAAATCAGGCGGGGGAAGGCCAGGAATATGTCGGTGACGCGCATCAACACCACGTCGACCCAGCCACCCGCATAGCCTGCCGCGGTGCCCAGCGCGAGGCCAATCGGCACAACCACAACCGAAACCAGAAGCACGATGGTCAGCGTCGCGCGCGCCCCGTATAGCGTTCGAGTGAAGATGTCGCGGCCCAACTCGTCGGCACCAAACCAGTAAGTGGCCGAGGGCGGTGCAAGCCGGTCGCTGAGCACTGACTCGAACGGTGACTTGCCCATGGTCAGCAGGGGCGCGAACACCGCCAGCAGAACCAATACTGTGACAATCACCAACCCGATCAGCGCCGTTGGATTGGCGACAACGGCGCGGAAGCTGCGGTAAGCGCTACCAAATATGGCCTGACGCCGGGACTGGGGCGCGTCGCTTGCCAGCCACTGTCCAATGGTGTCGCTCATGAGCGCCTCAGCCGCGGATCGAATAACTTGTAGAGCATGTCGGACACGACGTTGATCGTGATAAACACTGCGCCAACCAGCACCGTCCCGCCGAGCACGGCGTTCATGTCGCTGTTGAACAAGGCGCGGGTGATGTAGAGACCCAGCCCCGGCCAGGCGAACACTGTTTCCGTAAGCACGGCTCCTTCCAGCAGCGAGGCATAGCTCAGCCCGATCACGGTGATCAGCGGCACCATGATGTTGGGGAATGCGTGCCGCCAAACTGCACCCCAATAGGAGTTGCCCTTGATGCGCGCCGCGATGACATATTCCTGGCTTAGCTGGTCGATCATGAAGCTGCGCGTCATGCGGGCGATATAGGCAAGCGAGAAGTAGCCCAGCAAGCTCGCGGGCAGGATCAGGTGACTGAAAGCGTTCGAGAAGATCTCCCAGTTTCCTTCCAGCGCCGCGTCGATCAAAATTACGCCGGTGCGGTGCTCAAGCACGCCCTGGTAGAACACGTCCAACCGACCGGTTCCTGCCACCCATCCGAGCTTGCCATAAAACAGGAAAAGCCCGACCAGACCGAGCCAGAAGATCGGAACGGAATAGCCCAGAAGACCCACCACCCGGATCACTTGATCCGGCCAGCGGCCCTTGGCGGCAGCTGCAACAACCCCCATTGGAATGCCAAGCACCACCCCGATGATGATGGCGATGGTTGCAAGTTCAAAGGTGGCCGGAAATACGCGCAACAGGTCGCTCAGCACCGGGCGCGAAGTCAGCACCGAAACCCCGAAATCGCCGGACACGAGGCGCTTGAGGTAGATGCCGTACTGAACAAATACCGGTTGGTCGAGCCCGAGCTCCTTGTAGACCGCATCATAAGTTGCAGCGCCCACCCGGTCGCCCGTCACAGCGAGCACCGGATCGATATTGGTCAGGCGGCTGATCAGAAAGGTTACCGCGGTCAGGCCAACAAAAGTGATCGCGAGGGTAAGTACAAGTGAGGCAATCCGGCCTAGAACAGCCATTCGCTGTTTGCCGCTGACGGCTCGCGCAGCGTTTGGGCCGGTTTGGGCCTGAACTTCGGCCCTCACGCTACGGCGCCCACGCGCATAACACCCCGAAGGCGAGTTGGGCTGCAAAGGCTAGCCGAAATTGCAAACCAGTCCCCAAACCTAGCCCAGCGCGGCCAGTGGCTCAGAGGCGGGAGTGGGCAGTAACCGTTGGTACGCAGCATGAAACCAATAGCCATGTCGACGGCCGTAACCCTGAAAAGCATGGCATCTACCATTCGCGTAGGCGAAACTTCCGCGTCCGCCGACAAGATCCGAGGCTCCGCGTTGAGACGGTCGCGGTTACGCATGCGCCTGCCGCCAACATAGTTCACCCCTTTAATTGATCAATACTTGCCACCCATTCTAACTCTGCGCAAGGGAAGCCCGATAGACAGTTTACCTTTATATACAGGGCCCGTACTCAGCCCATATGCACCTCGGTAGCCAATCCAGGGATGAACTCGAGCACAAAGCCAATCCGCGACCCACAGTAGCAATGGGGCACGATCCTCAAGCTTTATGTCTATGGCTCCCTGCACCGGCCGTTTCCGGGGAGGAAGCTAGACGCAACATTGACCCCATGTTGGCTGACCGGCAAGCTGGTGCGGGCTTCAACACCACTTGGACTGCACTCATGGGGTCGCGCCGGGCGTCAGCCCAGGGTTGCGCAATATCGCGAATGCTTCCTCAACCACCAAGATCAGTGCCCACGCCCTTGGCCGGGCCACCCGGTCATTGCACGTGCGCAATGACCGCCGGATGCCCGAACTGCCAAGACAATCAATCAGGTCGACGGGCACCGATTTGCGGAACCAGTGAACCGAACCTCGCCGGTGCACCAAGGATGCAATGGACTTAAGCAATGAACAAACGCCCCGTCAGATGCGACGGGATGCTGTGAGAGAATCCGCTTTTTGACTGGGACTCTACGTCTTCATTTTCAACGGCTTAGGAATGGCGGAGAGGGAGACCGCTGAAAACCCGGCTATAGCCATCTCAAGGCGTTGAAACCGCTGGTGGCAGTTCGCCTGCCGCGTTCACTATCCGTTCCTAACATGTATAACCGTCTATAGTAATCTACGCCGACCTTTAGGGCTGGTGTTAGGGTTGATGGGATGGCGAGGGAAACAAAGCGGCTCAACGCGCGGACGGTAGCGACAATCACGGACCCCGGCATGCATGCCGATGGGGACGGGCTTTATCTTGTCGTGGACAAAAGCGGCGCCAAGCGCTGGAGCCCGATCTACCGAAGGGATAGCAAACGCCGCGAGATGGGCTTGGGCCGGTTGGCAGATGTGGGCCTGGCTGATGCGCGCGCAAAAGCCGCCGACTATCGCCGCGAGATAACCGCCGGCATCGATCCGGTGGCGCAGCGTGAAGTCGAGCGCGTAAAGCGAGCACAGGTGGGCGTCACCTTCGGCACCTTCGCCAGTGACCTTGTTGCCGATCGGGAAACTCAGTTCCGGAACGAGAAACACCGCCAGCAGTGGCGCAATACTCTCGCGACCTATTGCGCTCCGATCAGCAACAAGCGCCTGGAGCAGATCGACACAGAGGCGGTGCTGTCCGTGCTGAAGCCGATTTGGGGAACGAATGCGGAAACCGCCTCTCGGCTGCGCGGGCGCATTGAGCGCGTGCTGGATGCGGCAAAGGCCAAAGGGTTGCGGGAGGGAAAACCCTGCACGCTGGCGCGGGCACCTCGACAAGCCCCTGCCCAAGCGGCGGAAGCTGACCCGTGGTCACCACGCGGCAATGTCCTACGCTGAAGTGGGCGAGTTCATGGGCAAGCTGGCCCAGAACAGCGGCATGGGTGCCACGGCCCTGCGCTTCCTGACTTTGACAGCCGGCCGCACTGGAGAGGTGATGGGCGCTAAATGGGCAGAAATCGATTTAGCTAGAAAGGTCTGGACGGTGCCGGCGGAGCGTATGAAGGCCGGGCGGGAGCATCGGGTGCCGCTTTCAGGCCCCGCTCTCACCATTCTTGATGGTCTGCAAGAGGTAGCCACAGGGGAACTGATGTTCCCTGGCGCCAAGCCGGGGCGGCCGATCAGTAACCGCACCATGACGGCAGCGCTGGAGGCCGCTGGTGGTGCACACTTCACCGTTCACGGCATGCGCTCCGCCTTCCGAG is a genomic window containing:
- a CDS encoding ABC transporter substrate-binding protein, which translates into the protein MWNGLKYSLVTGALLALMPHAFAATPADTLVIAKQIDDLISLDPAEAYELSGIEVLANAYDRIMRFEPTDVNSLVPGAAESVEVSEDGRTFTFKMRPGQTFASGNPVTAGDAAWSLQRVIKLEKSPVFLLSQLGWTKENVDTMVTAPDESTLVVQIGVDFAPSLVYALLGSVVGSVVDSKLALENEVDGDLGNAWLKTTSAGSGAYVIRSWTPNEAVVLASNPNYRGGEANLKRVVVQHIPEASAQRLALEKGDVDIAMNLSPDQIASIEGNADIEVTTVPQALLYYIGLNQKTPELQDPKVRQALRHLIDYEGIANSFLKGAAQVHQSFWAEGFWASYNENPYDFDPEKAKALLAEAGLPDGFTLDLDAPNFSPFVNMAQSVQSTFAQAGVTVNIVSSEMAPMLTKYRAREHEALMVYWGPDYMDPHTNADGFITNSDNSDEATAKPLAWRNAWDSPELTAATRAAAEESDTEARMQAYIDLQKRLLDEGPYVIMFQATSQRADRENVEGFVQGSSPDVTYYNLTTK
- a CDS encoding ABC transporter ATP-binding protein, which codes for MAHVISVNNLDVIFRVGSREISAVQGVSFAVAPGESFGIVGESGSGKSTVLRAIAGLVPPSDGTIEVNGRPAGSRRRSDRRLLQYVFQDPYGSLHPRKTVDDTLREPLEIHRESDIDAKVSQAIADVGLQPMQRFRYPHQLSGGQRQRVAIARALMLKPPILLLDEPTSALDVSIQAEILNLLGRLGRSYSLTSILVSHDLAVVAHLCSRIAIMQLGRVVEVISAEDLRAGKMKVEYTRNLVQASRGFTRAGA
- a CDS encoding ABC transporter ATP-binding protein codes for the protein MTDNLLVVEGLEVSFPTRSGVTRAVRDASFTLGRERLGVVGESGSGKSTMGRALLGLLPRSADVTAQTMSYAGKNLLSCTEREWRELRGRRMSMVMQDPKYSLNPVQTVGKQIEETLLLHIKTSRADARKRTLAMLEAVQIRDPELVHGLHPHQLSGGMGQRVMIAMMLVAEPDLLIADEPTSALDVTVQNEVLRILDDLVRDRGMGLIMISHNLTMVASFCDRVLIMYGGRIVEQCAARDLHNARHPYTRALVAATPSLDAQQAELATMVRDPEWLT
- the nikC gene encoding nickel transporter permease, which encodes MSDTIGQWLASDAPQSRRQAIFGSAYRSFRAVVANPTALIGLVIVTVLVLLAVFAPLLTMGKSPFESVLSDRLAPPSATYWFGADELGRDIFTRTLYGARATLTIVLLVSVVVVPIGLALGTAAGYAGGWVDVVLMRVTDIFLAFPRLILALAFAAALGPGIENAVLAIALTSWPAYARLARSETMAIAHSDFIQAAVLQGASTGRILFRHVVPLCLSSVIVRLTLDMAGIILTAAGLGFLGLGAQPPTPEWGAMVSAGREVILDQWWVATIPGLAIFIVSLGFNLLGDGLRDVFDPRSNDR
- a CDS encoding ABC transporter permease: MAVLGRIASLVLTLAITFVGLTAVTFLISRLTNIDPVLAVTGDRVGAATYDAVYKELGLDQPVFVQYGIYLKRLVSGDFGVSVLTSRPVLSDLLRVFPATFELATIAIIIGVVLGIPMGVVAAAAKGRWPDQVIRVVGLLGYSVPIFWLGLVGLFLFYGKLGWVAGTGRLDVFYQGVLEHRTGVILIDAALEGNWEIFSNAFSHLILPASLLGYFSLAYIARMTRSFMIDQLSQEYVIAARIKGNSYWGAVWRHAFPNIMVPLITVIGLSYASLLEGAVLTETVFAWPGLGLYITRALFNSDMNAVLGGTVLVGAVFITINVVSDMLYKLFDPRLRRS
- a CDS encoding Arm DNA-binding domain-containing protein, with protein sequence MARETKRLNARTVATITDPGMHADGDGLYLVVDKSGAKRWSPIYRRDSKRREMGLGRLADVGLADARAKAADYRREITAGIDPVAQREVERVKRAQVGVTFGTFASDLVADRETQFRNEKHRQQWRNTLATYCAPISNKRLEQIDTEAVLSVLKPIWGTNAETASRLRGRIERVLDAAKAKGLREGKPCTLARAPRQAPAQAAEADPWSPRGNVLR
- a CDS encoding tyrosine-type recombinase/integrase, whose product is MSYAEVGEFMGKLAQNSGMGATALRFLTLTAGRTGEVMGAKWAEIDLARKVWTVPAERMKAGREHRVPLSGPALTILDGLQEVATGELMFPGAKPGRPISNRTMTAALEAAGGAHFTVHGMRSAFRDWVHEETAFAATWQRRRSPISVVMKPSGLIGAVTHLRSAASSWRPGRATAPPHRQTR